The DNA sequence CACCCGCCTCGAACAAGCGGTCGATCCGAGCGTGTGGGCAGCACTCGACTTCGAACCTGGCAGCACCCCGCAGATCGCCATCATCCTCGGAGCCAGGTACCAAGGGTGAGGTCAGCAGCCAGTGGGCATCGACAGGCCCGGGCTGGAAACCCCCTCGGGGCGCGCCCCCTACCACTCACGGCCAGAACGCCAAACAACGCCCCCGACTGCCGGTTCGAGGACGCCTACGGGCGATGGCGCAGCGCGTCGGCAACCGGCACGGAGTTCTCGCGTGTCTTGTCGGCGGATGCGTGGGAGTGACGCTTGTTGATCGGCTGCGAGGCAGAGGCGAGACTCGGTCGACGTGAGAGATATCGAATGAACAGGTTCGATGGGGTTCGTTCTCGGTCGAGGCTCCTCATCTACGGCGCTGCGCTGATCGCAACGACGGGTTTGGGAATCGGTTTCGCGTACGGAGCGGGCAGCGCCGGGCCGGCGACGAGCTATGCGTTTGCAGTCGGTTGTTTCTGGGGTCTTCTCATGCTGGGGCAACGCTGGACGGCTGAGGGAAACCTGTCGCAGCTCCTCGACGGTGGCCGCTTCGAGTTCCGCGGCACGCTCGGTGCTGAGGGTCTCGCCGAACCATGGAGGAGCCAAGTCCGCAACGTGCTCACCTCCCCTTTGCATCGGTACATGATCCGGCTACCGATCGACCTCCTCGTGTCGGAGACCGCCGTCCAGATCACCGCCCGGCCCACCGGCAGCAAGCAAGCACTGACCTTCAGCTTCCATTTCGGGCTCGCCAATGTTGCCTCCATCTCGACCCGATCCGCATGGCACGACCAGGCCGGCCCCGGACTGACCTTCACACTGCACGACGGGCAGAAGGTCCGCATCACCCTCTCACTCTCGGCGAAGCAGGTGGAACTGGTGGCAGCAGAACTCCGTCGGCGAATCGACGTCCAGAGCGTGTGAGGTCGTGGGCGTGACCCAACGCTGGCATGGCGTACAGGTCAAGCAGGTCGCAGCCTCAGCCGCAGTTCAATACCGCCAAGGGGATCGCCTCAGGGCGCCCTCGGTTTCGAGCCCAAATCCGGCCTCCTTGGCTGCCGCGACGATGCGCTGGTCGGTCGATCTGCGGCTGCCCACGCTGATCAGCCAGACGTTGCGTAGTGCCGGGATCTCGATGACCGTTGTCGAGCGTGTCGACCGGAGCACGAAACTCAAGATGTCGGTCGTGCGGTTCCGATAGCGCGCGACCAGCACCCACTCCGCCGCTGGATAGCACGTCGTTGTCGACCACCCCCGCACCAGCAGCGAACCTGGCACGAACTCGGCAGTGAGTCGAGACCAGCGCACCGCCAACATGACGAGTAGACCCACGAGAACCACGACACCGACGATGGCAGAAGTGAAGGAGCCGACGATCCAGCTGATCGGGACCGTCGCCAGCCCGGGAGCGAGAGGGCTCGGGTGGCAACGGGCGATCAGCACCGGTACGGCTCTCGGTAGGAGGCCGCTGCGGGAAGGTTGAGATCTCGTGTGGCCTTCTCGACCTCTTCCTTCCAGCGAGTGATCCCGAACATCGCAAAGAGGCGACGCGGTGACAGTGGCCGAGCATCGGATTGCAGGGCGGCTCGGAGGAACCTCGACTGGGTCGGGGTGAGGTCGCCCGCAAGCCCGAAGGTGAACCGGTTGCCGTCGACCTGTAGGTCGGTGGACACGAAATCGGATGCCGGGTCGACTGGATGATCCCAGGTCGCTGCGAGCCAACGACGCACGGTCGTCAACAGGTGATGTGCGGCCACGGTGAGATCGGCGAAGAACTCGTCACGCTCGGGAACCACCCCCAGCGGTCCATCGGGAACGAGGGGGACGCGCACCAGCGACACCTCCTGGCGAGTGTGTTCGCCCCGTTGTCGTTCCTGGAGCGCCTGGTAGGTGTCGGCTGCGACGAACGCCGTGGCCACTGGCCCCTCGAGCCAGTAGGCCGACGCCGGACGAGCGACCACTGACAGCAGACCGTTGAGTGGGTGGAGTACCGACCGCATCTGGTCACGGGTGCCGGTCAGGTGCACGCCGTCGCTGATCGGCATCGACTTGCCAGCGAGTCCGACATCGAGCGCCGCTGCCGGGGTCTCGTGCAGCCACAGGTGTTGCGGGTAGAGCGGGAGTTGGTCGATGGTGAGCCGTCCGGGTCCGGCTTCGTAGCCGCTCGCGATCTCTGTTCGCCAGAGTGGGGCTCGGGCGACGTCGGTGGCGATCCATCCACCACGCAGACCCTTCTCGGCCAGCGCGTCGGCGAGCGGGTCGAGTCGGCCGCCGTCGCTGCCAGCGATGACGATCCTGATCGTGGAGTGCTCGCCGTGGTGTCGAATGGTGAGTTGGTTTGGCGGCCACGAAACCTCGCTGTCTCGCCACCCGAGATGGAACTCGTCGCCGTATTCCGTCAGTCCCGTGACATCCGGCGCTCGGGTCGACCTGATCGCTCCGGGAGCGATCTCGTGGATAGCGCCCCACACGAGGTCGGCATGCGTCTGATCGATCCAGTCCATCGAAGCCGTCAAACTGGCCCCACCATCAATGGACACCGGGTCGCCCGCGTCGAACGGATCGGTCGGCAACGGAGGGACGGGATGAAAACGCGGCGTCATACAAGCAACACCCATCAGGGGCAGACCAGCCCGACGAGGCTGATCCACCCCAACCTACGCGTGTCCCCTACCACTCACTGTTCAAGCGCCGGACAACGCCCCACAACGCCGGCTCGGCGACGCATTTGCGTTCGAACGTGGGAGACATCGGTGAATGGACCGTTCGGGTGCTCGACGCTTGGGTGGAGGGTCGGAACATTCCGGGCACGCTTGCGAACGTGGCTAGATCCAGCGGCGTCGTCGCCGCCGTAGCAAGAGCCCGCTGGTACTTCGGGGCGCAGGCCGCAGCGGGCGCGATCTGGTGGATCTCGGTGTTCGCGTCCGACGACGTCCGTCGACTCACGTTGGGTGGATGGGATCCATGGCTGCTCGTCGGACCCGACGTGGCGTTCTTCGTCCTGGGTTCGTTGTGGGCAGCACTCACCGGCAGTCGTGCTGCATCGACGGTCGTGACAGTGTGGACGATCAGCGTCACCGCGTCTCTACTCGTGTACGGCTTGATCGAGCGCACCGCTGGCTGGGGTGTTGTCGCGATGACGGTCGCAGCGTTCGGCACCGCCGTCTCCGCCTTGACGGTATGGCATGGGCGTCTACCGACGGAGTGGTTCTTCGTCGGCCCGTTCGCGTTCCACCCGGCGACAGTGTCGAGCAAGGCAACAAATGTGCGACGAAGTCTCGCTCAGCTGGTCGTGTTCTGGACGCTGTTCTTCGCCGTGATACCGATCATCGTGGCCGCTGCTGAGCACCGCCTCAGAGTCTCATTGCCGGCGCTGCAGCACCCAGCCTGCGATTGGATTGGTTGGCTGGTCTTCACAGCGGGGAGCGCCTTGGGTTTGTGGTCGTGTCTCACGATGGCGTTGGTCGGCCGGGGCACACCGCTCCCAGCCGAGACCGCACGGCGACTCGTCGCATGCGGCCCCTATGGGTATGTCCGCAACCCGATGGCTGTAGCTGGCGCAGCCCAGACCGCGGCGATCGGCGCTGTCGTGGGTTCGTGGAGCGTGATCGCACTGGCAGGGGTTGGTGCAGTGCTGTGGAACCTCGTGATTCGGCCGGTGGAGGAGGCCGACCTCGCAGCCCGGTTCGGAGAGGACTACGACCGCTACCGCAGCACCACCCGATGCTGGGTTCCCACCCGTTCCTCC is a window from the Acidimicrobiales bacterium genome containing:
- a CDS encoding isoprenylcysteine carboxylmethyltransferase family protein, with amino-acid sequence MARSSGVVAAVARARWYFGAQAAAGAIWWISVFASDDVRRLTLGGWDPWLLVGPDVAFFVLGSLWAALTGSRAASTVVTVWTISVTASLLVYGLIERTAGWGVVAMTVAAFGTAVSALTVWHGRLPTEWFFVGPFAFHPATVSSKATNVRRSLAQLVVFWTLFFAVIPIIVAAAEHRLRVSLPALQHPACDWIGWLVFTAGSALGLWSCLTMALVGRGTPLPAETARRLVACGPYGYVRNPMAVAGAAQTAAIGAVVGSWSVIALAGVGAVLWNLVIRPVEEADLAARFGEDYDRYRSTTRCWVPTRSS